The Verrucomicrobiia bacterium genome includes the window GTCCCTGGCGGCCATCTCCTCGAAAGTATTGAACGAGTGCTTATGAGTGGCCAACTCGTGCAGCCCGCGCCGGACGAGGTACGGGTGGCCGCCCACCAGCCGGCAAAAGCGGTTCAACTCATCTTCCGAGCGGATTGGATTGTGGTAGCGGCGATTCAATTCGGCGACCTGCAGCGACGTGAAATCTTCCAAATCCAGCCGCGTGCCCACATTGAATGGGGATTGGTTAATGTCCGTGATGAACAAATGCGCTTCGGTAGCGTAGGCAATGGCAATGGTCAGCATCGACCATGGCCCCGCGGGGTCAAGCGCCCGTTCATTGTGCCAGGAACGCAACAGGCCGAACACCTCGCTTCCAAAGGGCGTCACAAAGAGCCGGTCCACTTCGTCCAGGCCCCAGGTCAGCGGCATCTTGGTTTGGTCCAGGACCTCGCGGCGGAGGAACCGTTCGAAATTGGCGTTGGGACCGCGGCGCGCGTCCCATGAGTCGGCTGGGGCGGCCTTGAGTTCCAGTTGATCGGCGATGGACTCTGCCATGCTGCGATAGAGGTGATCGACCGTCTTGAAATCGGCGGCGTTGAACTTCTGCAGGTCCGTCGAGACAGCCCGGGTCCCCTGCTCGCGGGCGAACTGCAGTCCGCGCGCCAGCAGTGAGGTCTTTCCCATCTGTCGCGCGCCTTTAATGAGAATGATACTATCGCGTTTGGAGATAGCCGCGCGGAGTTCGCCATCGGCTGGCCGGGTGATGTAGAACTGGGAGTCCAGGGGCACGGCGCCGCCAATGGCCTCCAGGGCCGCTGGGCGCGCCCTGGCCGTTGCGGCTTGAGAGGGAGGGCGCTTTTCTGCAGAAGGGATGGGAGCAGCGCTGCCATTGGCGTGGGCAGGACGCGCGAGCGTC containing:
- a CDS encoding AAA-like domain-containing protein: MTTAKKTAVVLVYKRDNHRDEALVALIQNQLDSDGCSVFLDRDLTMGVEWAREIEARIRSADVVIPVLSADSIHSEMLGFEVETAHEASQLQAGRPRLLPVRLNYTGPLPEPLSSILDPIQYFLWEGDQDNLGLVTELAEALKHLPEPETLARPAHANGSAAPIPSAEKRPPSQAATARARPAALEAIGGAVPLDSQFYITRPADGELRAAISKRDSIILIKGARQMGKTSLLARGLQFAREQGTRAVSTDLQKFNAADFKTVDHLYRSMAESIADQLELKAAPADSWDARRGPNANFERFLRREVLDQTKMPLTWGLDEVDRLFVTPFGSEVFGLLRSWHNERALDPAGPWSMLTIAIAYATEAHLFITDINQSPFNVGTRLDLEDFTSLQVAELNRRYHNPIRSEDELNRFCRLVGGHPYLVRRGLHELATHKHSFNTFEEMAARDEAFYGDHLRRMLVLLVRDTDLCQVMRGVLNNEPCPTAESFDRLRSAGLVLGHIPEEARPRCRLYAMYLRRHLL